Within Paeniglutamicibacter psychrophenolicus, the genomic segment ATCTTGGCGACCATCTTGCCCACGGCCAGCTTGTTGGCCGTTCCCGAGCCAGTCACCGCGGCCTTGACCTCGGTGGGGGTGTGCAACGCCACCGGGATGTTCCGGCGGGCAGCGGCAACGATCACCACGCCCGAGGCCTGCGCGGTGCCCATCACCGTGCTGACGTTCAGTTGGCTGAAGACCCGCTCCAGGGCAACAACGTCGGGTTTGTGCTCATCGAGCCACGCATCGATGCCGTCGGCGATGGCCAGCAGTCGCTGGTCCAGCGGGGTCCCGGGCGGGGTCCCCACCACCGAGACATCGATGAGCGTGGCCCGGCGGTTGGGTTCGACGTCGACCACGGCCAGGCCGCAACGGGTCAGTCCGGGGTCGACGCCCACCACTCGCAAGGGCATGTGGTGGCTAGTCCTCTTCGAGTTCTGCCATGACCTCGGCGCTGATGTCCGCGTTGGAGTAGACGTTCTGCACGTCGTCCAGCTCCTCGAGCGCGTCGGCAAGCTTCAGGAACTTGCGGGCAGCTGCTGCATCAAGCTGGACCTGCATCGAGGGCACGAATTCGACTTCGTCGGTTTCGTATTCGATGCCGGCTTCCTCGAGTGCGGCAACAACCGCACGCAGGTCGGTTGGCTCCGAATGGATCTCGAAGCTGTCCCCGGATTCCTTGACCTCGTCGGCCCCTGCATCAAGCACGGCCATGAGCAGGTCGTCCTCGGTCAGGTCCTTCTTCGGCAGGCCGACGACTCCCCGGCGGGAGAACAGGTATGCGACCGAGCCGGGGTCCGCGACGGTGCCGCCGTTGCGGGTGATGCCCAGGCGCACCTCGGAAGCCGCACGGTTCTTGTTGTCGGTCAGGCACTCGATCAGCAGGGCCGAGCCCTGCGGTCCGCGTGCCTCGTAGATGATCTCGGTGTAGTCGACGACCTCGCCGGTCAAGCCGGCACCGCGCTTGACCGCGCGGTCGATGTTGTCGTTGGGCACCGAGGTCTTCTTGGCCTTGGAGACAGCGACCTCGAGGGCCGGGTTTCCGGCCATGTCGGCGCCGCCTGCGCGCGCCGCAACCTCGATGTTCTTGATCAGCTTGGCGAACGCCTTGGCGCGCCTGCTGTCGAGGATTGCCTTCTTGTGTTTCGTGGTTGCCCATTTGGAGTGGCCGGACATGCTTACGCGTCTCCTCTGATCATTTGAATGAAAAGTTCATGGATCCGGCGCTCCCCGGCCACCTCGGGGTGGAAGGAAGTCGCCAATAATTTTCCAGAACGTACTGCAACAATTCTAGCCACCCTTGTCCCGTCCATGCCCAAGGGCGTGTTTTCGGCGGGGATGGTGGCCAGTACCTCTACGGACTCCCCCACGCTTTCCACCCAGGGTGCGCGGATGAATGCCGCGCGGACCGGCTCGGTGGCACGGCCCGGGTCCTGGCTGGGAAGAGTGTTCAGTCCCTTGATCGCAAGGTCGACCTCGAACGAGTCGACCTGTCGCCCGAAGGCATTGCGCTTCACCACCATATCGATTCCCCCGAAGCTTTGCTGGGGTTCACCCTTCATGTTGGTGGTCGGGTCGGCAATGGTATCGGCCAAGAGGATCATTCCGGCGCACGATCCATAGACCGGGAAACCGTCTGCGATCCTGGCCTTGAGAGCCTCGGCCACCCCGTACATGCGGGCTAGCTTGTCGATCACCGTTGACTCCCCGCCGGGAATGACCAGGCCGTCCAGGTCCGCCAACCCGCCCGGTGTTTTCACCGGCAGCGCAAGGGCACCGAGTGATTCGAGTGCTTCCAGGTGTTCGCGTACATCCCCTTGCAGGGCAAGGACTCCAATTCGTGGCGCCAAGGTGGATCACTTTCTAGTCTCGTGGAACTGATCATGCATGCCGCGCGCACCGCGATGAAGTACGTGGACAGCTCAGAATAAACCCGTCGCACCCCGTGGGAATATTTTCGTGACACGCCCGGGTTCCCGAATGCCGGTCAGCGGCTGCCCAGGGTCCACATTTTCGCGCCGTTGGCCTTGGCGTTCATGGAGTTCACGGTGTCGGTGGTGCGTTGGAGCGAGGCGGCATCCTTGGCCTCGGTGGTGCACGGGGCCGAAGCCTTGGCTGGCAGCGCGCACCAGCGCAACGGGGATGGTTTCATGATGTGCGGTGCCCACACCAGGTCTCCGGGTTTCCAGGTGTCCCCGGTGCGCACGAACTGCATTTTCACCGTGAGCCCCTCCTTGTTCAGCGCGGTCTTGGTTGCGTGCTTGGCCACGGAGTTGCCCAGCCCGTACACGATCCAGGTGCCCTGGTGCTTTTCGATGGGCAGCACCGAGTGGGTGTGGTGGGAGTAGATGAAGTCGAACTCGCCGCTGGCCGCCAGCGAACGGTACAGCGCCAGCTGGGAGGCGGTGGGGGTGCTGGTGTATTCTGCACCGTCGTGGATCGCGGCGAGCACGATGTCCGCCCCGGCCGCGCGTGCCGCCTTGGCCCGGGCCAGCAGCGAGGCCTTCTCGATGTCGTCGACCCGCCACGGCGCATCTTCCTTCATCCCGTTCAGCGAGTAGGTGCCGGCGATGACCGCGACCTTGGCGCTGCCCACCGGAACCAGCAGCGGACTTTGGGCCTCGGCCTTGCTGCGGTAGGAGCCGGTGGAAACCATCCCGGCCGCCTCCAGCGCGTCCAGGGTCCGCTTGACCCCTGCAACGCCGGCGTCCATGGAATGGTTGCTGGCGGTGGTGCAGCCGTCATAGCCGACCTTCTTCAAGGCCGGGATGATCTGCGAAGGAACGTTGAACATCGGGTAGCCGCCGTACGGCCCGTTCGGGGCCGCAACCGGGGTTTCCAGGTTGCACAGGGCCAGGTCGCTTTGGTCCAGGTAGGGTGCGATGCCCGCCAGCAGGGGGTCGAAGTCGTACGTCCCCTTCCCGTCCTGCTCGGCCTGGGCCCACAACGCCGGGTGCAGCAGGATGTCCCCTGCCACCGCGACCTCGATGCACTCGTCCCCCGGGCACGACGGGTCCGCGGGTTCCGCGGCAGCCTTGGTGGCGATTGGGGACGGGGTGGCCGAGTTCGCCGGGGTTTCGGTGCTCGCGGCCGACGGCGTGGTGGCCACCGGAATACTGGCCGCGGCAGGACCCTGCGGCGGGGCCGGCGTGCAGGCCGCCAGGGATGCTGCCAGAAGCAGTGCCGTGCCGATGGCTGCACGTTTCCGGGACCCGGGCGCGCGCACGATTCGATCAAACATGCTAAGAGCCTAACCTTTGCCGTGTGCATTCCGGCGCGGGATACCCACAGCGCCGCGGGGTTATGACAGGGTTAACAGCATGCATAATCCGTTGCTTGAGCGAAGCACCTTGCCGTTTGAATTCCCAGATTATTCGGCCCTGGAGGCCGCCCACTACCTGGATGCCGTCCAGCAGGGTGTGGCTGGGCAGCTGGAAGAACTTCGGGCCATCGCGCAAAACACGCAGGCCCCAACCTTCGAGAACACCTTTGTGGCCATGGAACGCAGCGGTGCACTGCTGCGGCGCGCCGTGATGGCGTACTGGACGGTGTTCTCCGCCCATGGCACCGACGAACTGCGCGAGATCGACCCGCAGATCCAGTCGCTGGTTTCCGGCCACCAGGATGCCATCCACCTTGATGGGGAGCTGTTTGCACGCCTGGCCTCCCTGGACGCCGACGCGCTCGGCGGCGAGGACAAGCGGCTGGTGACCGAGACGCTGCGCACCTTCCGCGCCGCCGGCGCCGAACTCGATGCCGGGCGCAAGGAACAGTTGCGTGCACTGAACAGCGAGATCACGGACCTGTCCAGCGAATACTCGCGCAGGCTCCTGGGCGCCATGAACGAAGCGGCCGTCCACTTCGCCGATCCGGGGGAACTGGCCGGGCTCAGCGACGGGGAACTGGCCTCCGCCGCGGATGCGGCACGCGACGCCGGACACACCGATGGCTACCTGCTGACCCTGGTGCTGCCCACCGGTCAGCCATTGCTCGAGCGGCTCGAATTTTCCGCTTCCCGCCGCCGGCTCTTCGAGGCCTCGGTGAACCGCGGCCAGGAGGGCGATAACCTGACCCTGGACCTGGGTGCACGGATGGCGTCGCTGCGCTCGAAGCGCGCGGCGCTGCTGGGCTTTGCCACGCACGCCGACGTGGTGCTGCAGGAGGCAACCGCCCCGGACCTGGCTGCGGTGCGCGGCCGCCTGGCCGAGCTCATCCCGGCGGCCGTGGCCAATGCCCGGGCCGAGGCCGGGGAACTCGAGAAGATTTCCGGTTCCCCCATCGATCCCTGGGACTGGGCGTACTACTCCGCCGCCGTGGCGCGCGAACGCCACGCGCTGGACCGCGGGGCGCTGCGCGAATACTTCGAGCTCGATGCCGTGCTCGAGCGCGGTGTGTTTGCCGCTGCCTCCCGCCTCTACGGACTGGGCTTCACCGAGCGTTTCGACTTCCCGCTCTACCACCCCGACGTGCGCACCTGGGAGGTCTTCAACGAGGACGGCTCCACGCTGGGGTTGTTCGTGGGCGACTTCTTTGCCCGTCCCACCAAGGCCGGGGGTGCGTGGATGAACTCCATCCGCGAATCCGCGTCCCTGCTGGGCGAGCGTCCGGTGGTCACCAACACCCTGAACATCCCCAAGCCGGCCGAAGGCGACCCGGCACTGGTGTCCCTGGACGAGGTCAACACGCTGTTCCACGAGTTCGGGCACGCGCTGCACGGGCTGTTTTCCGCCGGGATCTACCCGTCGTTGGCCGGCACTTCCGTGCCGCGCGACTTCGTCGAGTACCCCTCGCAGGTCAACGAGATGTGGGCCCTGCACGCCGAGGTGCTGCCCGGCTATGCCGCGCACACGCGCACCGGGGAGCCGCTGCCGGACGGCACGGTCCAGGTCCTGGAGGCCGCGGCACTGTGGGGCGAGGGATTCGCCACCACCGAGTACCTCACCGCCGCCGTCCTGGATTTGGCCTGGCACTCGCTGACCGACGGGGAACTGGTTTCCGATCCGCTGGCCTTCGAGCAGCGGGTGCTTTCAGAGGCCGGGCTGATCCCGGAGCTGGTGCCCTCGCGCTACCGCACCGGCTACTTCAAGCACATTTTCGACGGCGGGTACTCGGCCGGCTACTACTCCTACATCTGGTCCGAGGTGCTGGACGCCGACACCGTCGAGTGGTTCACCGAAAACGGCGGGCTGAAGCGGGAAAACGGCGAACGGTTCCGCGCCGAGCTGCTCTCGCGCGGCAACACCCGCGACCCGCTTGAATCATACGAGATCTTCCGCGGCCGCGAAGCACGGATCGAACCGCTGCTGGTGCGCCGCGGACTGGCAAGGAGCACGAACGCGTGACAACCATTGGTTTTGCGCAGGACGCGCTCTCGCACTGGCACCAGGCCATGGCGATCGCCAC encodes:
- the pdxT gene encoding pyridoxal 5'-phosphate synthase glutaminase subunit PdxT, giving the protein MAPRIGVLALQGDVREHLEALESLGALALPVKTPGGLADLDGLVIPGGESTVIDKLARMYGVAEALKARIADGFPVYGSCAGMILLADTIADPTTNMKGEPQQSFGGIDMVVKRNAFGRQVDSFEVDLAIKGLNTLPSQDPGRATEPVRAAFIRAPWVESVGESVEVLATIPAENTPLGMDGTRVARIVAVRSGKLLATSFHPEVAGERRIHELFIQMIRGDA
- a CDS encoding CapA family protein, producing the protein MFDRIVRAPGSRKRAAIGTALLLAASLAACTPAPPQGPAAASIPVATTPSAASTETPANSATPSPIATKAAAEPADPSCPGDECIEVAVAGDILLHPALWAQAEQDGKGTYDFDPLLAGIAPYLDQSDLALCNLETPVAAPNGPYGGYPMFNVPSQIIPALKKVGYDGCTTASNHSMDAGVAGVKRTLDALEAAGMVSTGSYRSKAEAQSPLLVPVGSAKVAVIAGTYSLNGMKEDAPWRVDDIEKASLLARAKAARAAGADIVLAAIHDGAEYTSTPTASQLALYRSLAASGEFDFIYSHHTHSVLPIEKHQGTWIVYGLGNSVAKHATKTALNKEGLTVKMQFVRTGDTWKPGDLVWAPHIMKPSPLRWCALPAKASAPCTTEAKDAASLQRTTDTVNSMNAKANGAKMWTLGSR
- a CDS encoding YebC/PmpR family DNA-binding transcriptional regulator — protein: MSGHSKWATTKHKKAILDSRRAKAFAKLIKNIEVAARAGGADMAGNPALEVAVSKAKKTSVPNDNIDRAVKRGAGLTGEVVDYTEIIYEARGPQGSALLIECLTDNKNRAASEVRLGITRNGGTVADPGSVAYLFSRRGVVGLPKKDLTEDDLLMAVLDAGADEVKESGDSFEIHSEPTDLRAVVAALEEAGIEYETDEVEFVPSMQVQLDAAAARKFLKLADALEELDDVQNVYSNADISAEVMAELEED
- a CDS encoding M3 family metallopeptidase, producing MHNPLLERSTLPFEFPDYSALEAAHYLDAVQQGVAGQLEELRAIAQNTQAPTFENTFVAMERSGALLRRAVMAYWTVFSAHGTDELREIDPQIQSLVSGHQDAIHLDGELFARLASLDADALGGEDKRLVTETLRTFRAAGAELDAGRKEQLRALNSEITDLSSEYSRRLLGAMNEAAVHFADPGELAGLSDGELASAADAARDAGHTDGYLLTLVLPTGQPLLERLEFSASRRRLFEASVNRGQEGDNLTLDLGARMASLRSKRAALLGFATHADVVLQEATAPDLAAVRGRLAELIPAAVANARAEAGELEKISGSPIDPWDWAYYSAAVARERHALDRGALREYFELDAVLERGVFAAASRLYGLGFTERFDFPLYHPDVRTWEVFNEDGSTLGLFVGDFFARPTKAGGAWMNSIRESASLLGERPVVTNTLNIPKPAEGDPALVSLDEVNTLFHEFGHALHGLFSAGIYPSLAGTSVPRDFVEYPSQVNEMWALHAEVLPGYAAHTRTGEPLPDGTVQVLEAAALWGEGFATTEYLTAAVLDLAWHSLTDGELVSDPLAFEQRVLSEAGLIPELVPSRYRTGYFKHIFDGGYSAGYYSYIWSEVLDADTVEWFTENGGLKRENGERFRAELLSRGNTRDPLESYEIFRGREARIEPLLVRRGLARSTNA
- the ruvC gene encoding crossover junction endodeoxyribonuclease RuvC; translation: MPLRVVGVDPGLTRCGLAVVDVEPNRRATLIDVSVVGTPPGTPLDQRLLAIADGIDAWLDEHKPDVVALERVFSQLNVSTVMGTAQASGVVIVAAARRNIPVALHTPTEVKAAVTGSGTANKLAVGKMVAKILRLDAPPSPADAADAAALAITHGWRGAAFGAAGAAASASAPRPAGGSSGLTPAQRAWIAAEAKARAVKAR